TATTGATGAGGCAGTGATTTCTCATCACTTTCTATGACTATTATCTCTTTTCCCTTCATTCTTCTGACGTTTGTGTTGTCTTTCCTTGACAAACCGCAACCCTTTGTGTTGTCTTCTAACGTTTGTGCTCTCTTTTCCCTTGGGACTTATATTGTGAGAAAGCAGCCTGTTTGTGATCCTTAGCACCATCTTTGACATTCGCATTTTtaatgaacttcttgaattgcctggtgatatATGACTTTAGCTTGGTATCCTTATCATCAGATGACTCATCATTGTCATCATTCTTGGTCTTCAAGGCCATGTTCTTGCCTTTTCCACCTTTGACAACCCTTACTAACCCTagttcataggtttgcaagttcCCAATCAATTCTATCAAAGCAATAGAGTCAAggtcctttgattcttcaatgaaagtgatcttggcatggaatctctctaGAAGAAATCCGGGGatcttcctaacaatcttaGGCTCTGGAATTTATTCTCCAAGATTGACGGCTAaattcactatgtccttgagcttgacATAGAATTTATCAAACGATTCATCCTCATCCATactaatttcttcaaagctGGTAGTAAGCCTTTGAAGCTTAGAGTTCTTAACAGCTTTAGTTCCCTCATAAGTATTCGAAAGATTAGTCCAAGCTTCCTTGGCATTGTCAGTGGAAGAGATCTTCTAGAATTTTTCATTTGTTACAGCACTAAATAGAGCATTCAGTGCTCTACTATTAAAATTGGCCGCCTTGATTTTGGCATCATCCCATGTTGCGGGTGGCTCTTTAGGCTTTTTCCAACCTATTTCAACTACCAACTATACTTTTTCATTTAAGTACTGCAAAAAAGcttttatgcatattttctaatatgcatagttagtaccgtTAAATAAAGGTGGAATAGTCAAAAATTGTCCACTAACCAtaacaacaggggtcaatggatcacacagcaaagatcaaaacctaatcagagtatGCCTGCTCTAACACTacttgttgggttaagatagcttgaccccagttaattatttaattacccaagttgattaattaagttcaattgCATGCAAAATGTGAAGAAACTAACAAATCACCCAAAGTACTAAGtacagcagaaaataaatttgacatggtgatttgatGGCAAATGAGGAAAGCCTCACATTTGCAAAACCCCCAACCGAGTGATTTTAAAATCACCacttccaagaatccactaaacaacaatcaaacaaatataAGGAACCTTACCAACTACCCTAGCCTATCTTGaaatactaacctacagttaaatattcactccaatacccaattagacttgatcttgtagcagCTTTCTTTCCTTTAATGCACAAACCTCCAACTTGTGATTAaccctttgcacgaatcctaagtacatgactaaaTCCAGCAGCTTGAACAtatgttgttggctgcaaagttcttcactttatcaacaatgaaaatctagaagcacttggttacaaaaccctatggcgtagaaacgcagtagcttcacaCAGAGAAAATAATTATCTTGGTCTTTGTATCCGTGTGCggcgacctttaaaataagctttatatatgtctagaaaTATATAAGACTGGACTGAATTTTAGATCTGGAAATTCTAAAATCGTAATTCTTAATAAATCGAGTtgctgtcgagctatctattgAGTTTCACTTTAAGTCTTGATAGCAGGCATTTGCCGAGCTATTTGTCAAGacttaatgaacaacttttcttcacttttttcttggatcaatcttcatgtttttaatacttgacttgaatcacatgtttcttgaagtactaaactcatcttagatctattcaattataagtaaagtgcattttgtcaaaggattagtcaattacaaaaaatatgatTCTAACAGCCATGCATGACTACATTTCATGTTTGTACTTAACTTCCTGTACTTTGGTTTGTTATGCTCATTGTTTAGACTTAGATGTTTTATTTATAGCCCTTTCGGCGCCAAGAACAAATTGTTGTCTAACTCATAGGGGTGATCATAAGACCACTAGCAATTTATAGGGTGATTCACAACTATAAAGTTAGTATCCATGGGGCAAATCTATTATATTACAGTATTTAGGAGAGACGATTGGTAGTGGCATTACACTCAATTTAATTTGTACTAAAGAGGGTTAACTCAGAAACTGGAATAAACCACTTGTCCCTTTCACTAGTAATGTACAGAGTGATTCACTACTATtgattgttaaaaaaatgtatcatatattctttttttcttttttacactAAGTGAAAGATGGGGAGAATTGAATCTAAACATTTCCTACCAACAGCAGGGGAGGTGTCATTAGGCCAAAAAGCAATTAGCGTGTGAATAGGCCATAATGTCATTGGCAACATTTTAGAATATGCTTATAAGTTTGTCTAGACTCTGGCGGACTTATTAGAATTTTAATGAATAATCGGTTAACTTTAAAGAAGTCAATACCATATCATAGACATTTTCAATTTGGTCAAGGAAACGAAATGTTTCAatattagttatatatatatatatatatatatatataatttacatacttattaattaaattttatattatttattaaaaacatttttagatcaatttattaaaaattaagtcTTTAAAAGGATATCTAAAgcctaaataataataataatacatggAGTTCCAAGTCCAACTACTTAATTCAGAGTCCATTTAGCCCTGTGGAATGACAAATTTTCTCAATTGATTTTCCAATCTTAGACTTGATTTTAACAATTCTAGCGGatagaaaaattttcaattacatCAAAATTATCTTTGGAATGAAGgactttttcctttaaaaaaagagagaaggaaaaaagagagagatatttcCACTTTAGTGAAAAATATCCACAATCATTATCAACAATCATTGGTCTCCAATTCTCCATtatacttctctctctctctctctctctcggagtCATCCATGGCTGCTATTCCCCAACCCTCTCAGCCATCTCCTATTCAAAATTCCAAGATGACATATATTAAGAAAGTAGCTGAATCACCTGGGCTCACCTTTGTTCCTTCCAGTTACGCTTTTACCCCTAGTCCCAATGATCAAGCAGTTTCTGATGAAGACCCGGAAGACTCAATTCCAATCATTGACTTCTCTCTACTCACTTCCGGTACTCCTGATCAACGGTCCCAAGTTATCCAAGAGCTTGGCCAAGCCTGCAAGGACTGGGGCTTCTTCAAGGTAAAACATATATTTACATGACATAGTAGTAATCTTCTGCAATATTGTATATGCATGTGTACCTGATTTTGATGAATCTGATCAGTTGATCAACCATGGTGTTCCGGAGAGCTTAACAGAGGCAATGATAGAAGGCATTAGAGAATTTTTCAATCTGACAGacgaagaaaagagagaattcGAAGGGAAAAACCTTTTGGACCCAATCAGGTGCGGAACAAGCTTCAATACATCAATAGAAAAGGTTTTTTGCTGGAGGGATTATCTCAAGGTGGTTGTACATCCTGAGTTTCACTTCCCCAACAAACCTGCGGGATTCAGGTACCCGGTTTTCAATAGTTAGGATCATTGTCTAAAATCAAGTATAAAGCCTATGTCCCATTTCCATTTGTTGTGTCGCAATTTAAACTCCGTTTATTTTTGCCGTAAAATGTTTTATGGAAAACTTTTTAAGCATTTTATCGTGTTTTGCTTTTGTAAAACTTGGCcaaatttatagttttaaaaatcggaCTAATCAAAGGACCAAAAAAATgagttgtttttggttttttggttaAATGAGGATcaaactgatatatatatatatatatatatatagaaattttactctaacaaAATCTAAGCGTATATAGATATgaaattttctcttaaaaacTTAAACTTTGACCCTTACCCTTACACTCcataaatatttatacttgtagaatgaTTATCACACCATGAGTGTGTGGTGATGAATATAGTTGAATAGGCGagatcataattaattaattattaattttaaattatgaaaatatataataaatttaaaactaagaaTATTTAGTATTAActacataaaaattttcttttaagaaaaatgtgAGTTTAGTTATCACACcttatatttagaaaattaaaaatacggTAAGTATGGCATGTAACATGTTACAtagctttttcttctttatatcaAAGTTCAAGAAATACAGAGATAAGCCAATGGTTGACCAAaagcacaaaaacaaaaaacaactgGAAGAACGACACTCATTCATTACCCAAGCTACCCCACTTCCCCCGAGTCCCGACCTCAGTTGTTTATCTTCTTGTTAGTATCGCCGCCACTTCCCACCGACCCCACTTGTTTATCCAAAAATACCTCTCCCCAACTTGTACAAGTCTGAAAACGgcttatttttagttttttttttagtatacttgtacttattttaaaaagtatgaaaaaaaaaagttagattttaaaaatctatGCATATaagctgaaaagaaaaaaattagcttataaGTTAGTCTCAAACACACATAAACTTATGCCTTGGATCTAGGATTTTAAACTAGTAGAGACgggagcataaaaaaaaaaaaaaaaaaaattaaatagtcaTTCatatggtattaaaaaattataaatatttaaaatcgttgtttcttaatacattaagatgtaATCATTTACTAACAAAGACAAAAGCAAAACagaataatgtttttttttaatcttaagttggctaggatttttttttttttttttaagttagagcattcacagtagtgatgctaaaaattttaacttttaatatctcaaaaatctaatttttctattttaccacctcactttacaatacatccaatatcaaatattctatttttttatcacttaatttaaaataatataatcaactcattaaaataataaaagaagtgagagaatttgagttttttaattgaagaaataaatatcatcttaataaaatattgtattttatttttaatatttgctTCAATCAATTGATATTTATACTAGTTTActgtagttaaaaaaaaaaaatagcttaaGCTTCTCtaataacacatgattttttggttctttggtggtaaaatagttcttttttttttttttttgttgctaaaatatAATCACcattatgaatatttttattgtttttgttaaatttttggaTTGGATAGTTGCTAATTGGATGAGACTACTTAGGCTTATTGGGGGAGAAAGAGAGCTCAACTACAACAAtgaaattaactaaaataaataaataaaacaatttggACCTGGCGGTGGCTCGGGCCCCCTTGGGACCTTAACTCGGTCCGTCCCTGCCTGGTTGACATGCTTTTTGCCTACCCCGATGGTGCCACCACAAAATCCCTCTCCTCAACTATTTTTTTCCCACTTTATCTTACACTCCCATCATTTATATTAGTGGCAAACAATTGTCATGGCTGCTGCATTTTGGTGTTTTAAGCAAACTGCTCCATAACCGGTCAAAAAGTCTCAATCCACAGTTCCGCCAGTCAAACTATCCGGTTCCAGTTGAATTTACTTTTTGCGGCATTTCTAGCTTTTTAAAGCAACCGGATTGGATTAATGTCTTGTTCCCAATTGAACCAGTTGAATCGGCTAGCCtagttcaatttttaaaaccatggtcaAACTTgaaatgttttcttttaattataaaattctttgtaaaatgtttttacCTACAAAAGCTTGGTAAATCATTTCCGAAAAACACCAAACGGAGCTTCCAACCCATCTAGTGTCTAGTTCACCAAAGTTGGAGGTCAGGTTGAAATGGTAACTGAGCTGGTGATTTTGGTGGTTTGtgcttgaaaatttttacatctcacaaaacatttaaaaaaattttatagcaAAACAAATGGAGTGTTATGcttcaccaatcacaactcgttacatatactttttttcttttattaaatctctaaagttaaaaatgaaaaaaaaaaaaaaaaaaaaaaaaaaaaaaaaaaaactcttaacaCATAAAAAGTTGCGATTGGTGgagtataaaatataaaaagttgaaCCAGAAATTCCTAATGGTCTAAAACCAATTTTGAAATATGCATAAATTGCTTATGCTGAGTTGATTGCATTTCCATATCCAATTATCAAAATGGCTAACAGGTTTGTTCGTTGGCTTTGTTGCAATTGTTGTAGTGAGCTTTCATTGGAGTATTGCGAAAGATCCCGAGGAGTGGCAAGGGAATTACTTAGAGCAATATCAGAGAGCTTAGGGTTGGAACCCTTCTACATTGAGAAGGTCATGAATTTAGATAAAGGTTTCCAATTGTTCAATGCAAACTTTTACCCACCCTGTCCACAGCCAGAACTTGCAATGGGCTTGCCACCACATTCGGACCATGGCCTCTTATCTCTCGTCACAGATAATGGAATTGGTGGCTTCCAACTACAACATAATGGGATGTGGGTCAATGTTAATGCCATTCCCAACTCCTTTCTAGTCAACATTGCCGATCAACTTGAGGTGcaaccttttttctttattacgcATTCTCAATTCCTATCTCACTCTTTCAATGTGCAATTTTAGCTGttttatgatttcttttttctcttaagTTTTTTGTTCTATTGCTAAATCTCCTTTTAAGTCAATGCTTCTTGTATGAATTTTAGGGTCACAGGCATTCGGGCTCATGTTTCAAATTTTCCAATTTACAACAAGTTAAGACAAATTTCTATATGCCCTCTTAGGTTAGGTTTAGTGATGTTACAATGTTATTGCATTGTGTTGAGATTACATATGTTATTTAGCACTAGAAAGAAATATTAGGTAGAAGCACGAGGTATTTTAGTGATTCTGGTGGTTTTTTtgttggggggaggggggttaTTTAGTCATTTTGGAGAATCTAGgaatattttagtcattttagagTATCTAagatattttgatcattttggaGATTCTATGaatgttttggtcattttgaaggTTCAAGTgaattttggtctttttttaggttttcaaGGCAATTTAGTCTATTTTGGGGTTTATGGGGTTATTGTTCTAATTTTTAACATTCCAGGggttttttttgtcatttgCTTTTATTCAtgatattattgttattttggagattttgagaatattttggtcatttgaggatttggatggttttttggttaatttagAGGTACCATGGGTGTTTTAGTTATGTTGAAGTTTCCAATGGTATTTTGGGCATTTCAAAGATATTTTGGtttaaggggtattttggtaaacTTCAAAGCTTTGTGgaggtattttgatcattttaaaggttttaggggaatttttgtcattttggagTTCCATGTGTTATTTTGCTCATTTTGGGCATTTatagagtattttggtcattttggggATTCTATAGGTATGTTGCTATTCTTTAGAGGTTTAAAGGCTATTTTGGCTATTTTGGAGGCTTTGGGTATGTACATTGTGAAGTGGATGAAGGTGGAaaacattacttttatttttttggcaaaaaatattttgtgccCATCATAATTGTATTTTCTTAGTCAATAGAAGATACTTTTAGTTTCTAGGTGAAATTCTTGGTTTCTTATAATTATCGCAATGTCAATTTGTTTCGTTTCAGATTTTGAGTAATGGGAAATACAAGAGTATTCTACATCGAGCAGTAgtaaacaaaaaagtgacaaggATATCACTTGTCATGACAAATGGACCATCACTCGATAAGATTGTCAACCCAGCACCAGAGCTAGTAAACAATGGAATCgatcaacttgcataccatggGATAACATATAAAGAATACTTCCAATGTCAACAAGGCAACAGTCTTGATGGGAAAGGCACCTTGGATCGCATACGCATCTTAACTGTGTGAAGTAAGAGATTTTGTCTCAAGGACACAATAAATGGCTATAGCGCATGTGTACTTAACTAGACAAAGTGTCCATCAAATGCTCCACTCCATTTGATGAGATACGATACAAATATGTATGCAGTTAATTTTAAACATGTATCCATATCATATTAGTTCTAACTAATACATTTGAGCACTAAACCCAAAACAAACCCTAGCTACTTAACTTCTTGTATAAGGTTTTATCATCTATTATTAGTGAGTATCTTTGGCATAGCAAACTTATTGCTAATAATGTTCTTTTGGCTTATGGTTTTTCTGCTTCTCCTACATGTAGTCATTTACAAGCCTCCTTAGTGTGGACAGGGTATCATCACTAACTTGTGTCAAGAAATCTACAATATCTTCAAGCAACACTGTCAATAAATCCTGCAATTTTGCACCCAGATTCTACTTGTACTCAACAATCATTATCTACCTAGTAGGCTCGGACTTAACACTAACATCATTCTATGCtagggttttcttctttttatgggTGAAATTTGAGTAGTAGTTTCACTTTCTATTGATGAGGTAGTGATTTCTCATTAGTTCTAACTGTAATAGCTGTGGGGGCAAGCGCCCCCCACTGCGGATGTGGTAGATGTGGTTTCCTCATAGGTACGCCTCGGCCTAGGGTGGACCAGGAGAAGGGTGAAaatggagtcaccacctagattaggtctaggaaTCATATGTATAACGCCTTTATGTGAATGACTAATCTTACCAGAGCATGTGTCTTGAGTTTAGGTATGAGGATAGGAACAATTTAGGCACCCAACCCCACTTGATCCATAGGTCAGCCTCCACTCATTGTGTTCCAAATCCTAATCTCATCAAAGGGTCTTCTAATAAGTTATTCTAAACTCAAACATGGCATATCATGACAAGTGCATAGGAAGCCTACCATTTATATAACAAGGCATTCACATTCATTTACCCAAGGGTAGCAAGTATATCATAAGGCAGTAGCATCAAATTATCATCAAGCACAACCCAAATATCACAGTGTCATGGCATCAACCATGCATGTTCATCATATTCAAGCATAGCATCATGGTATTAATCAAATCAAATGCATATTCATGTAATTATGCATGACTCACCTTAATTATCTCACAACATCACAAtacctatgcatcaatgcatgttcatattcaTATGCATGTTCATAGTGTTCATCAAGCATAAACCCTTATAATGTAATCCAAGCTAAAACAAGTAAAACATGTCATTCTACTAACCTAAGACTTAATCATGTGAActctaaaataaacaaaacctaaaacatgtatttaaacaTAAAAGAAAGCAAGAACAACAAAATCTAGGTTTCTAGTGGAGATACGTACGCATGTCGAAGCATGCATTCGCAAGCACGAGCCTGCATACACATCCCTACCCAAAAATGCAGCAGACAAGCAACAATCAAAACCTAATCTAAACAACCTAACAAgctttataaacaaacaaacaacaaaaataaactacaCAAGAATattaaagcaagaaaaaaagtaacaaaaacaataataataataaaaataggaGATAAAGGCAAGAGCAAGTGCCTCACACAAACACTTCTAGAGCTTGATTTTGACTATTCCCATCATTCaatctacacaaaaaaaaaaaaaaaaaaaaaaaaaaaaaaaaaacctagagggTTAATAAGTTTCAATTAGAAGGCTTTGGAGTAGAAAAGTCCTAACGAAGCAACTTTAGTTTAGGATGCTACTCAAAATAAACAGCTTTTCTTGAATCTCTTTTTTGGAGTagattttatgtgtttttggaaaaaTGGCCATGGGGCCTTTTAATAGTATTCAAAGAGAATGGGTGGAGACATCGCCAAGCGATGTGGGATTGTCTCTGCTGcaatttatgtaaaaataaaaataaaaaatccttaCTAAAACTCTAAAACCCTAGATGTGTACGCAAGCTCATGGTTGTGTACACAAGGGTAAAGGGTGCGTACGTGGGCTCAAGGCCGTGTACACACTCTTAGGGTTTTGCTAGGTTTTTCTCTTTCCAAAAATATCCTTCAACTAAAGAGTTTCAATAGCCAGACCCTAGATCAGCCATAAACCTTCTAGTTTTATTATCACTGAGGAATAGGGGCTCAAGTCGTAAAaggtacaaaatgaggtgtctacaatAGATCTTCatcttgttttaaaaaatttactttaggGGACATTTGGTTCACCATGTATAGCCATGATGTGATGTACATTACCTTAATGCAACATTAATGTATTtggttcatttgatttttttctaacattatcATAATCTAggattacaaaatatatcaaatcACCTTAATCACATCGCCTTCTTAAATTTGGGTGATCTTACATTACTTATTGATTAGGCTGCAATATTgattgaattgacaaaattgctcatactaataaattttattttactcatgAGAAtgattgaaatatcaaaaaactctaaaataccctaaaacctctaaaatgaccaaaatacctttgGAATAaccaaaatgactaaaatgcacTACGAATGTccaaaatatccctaaaacCTCCATaacgccccccccccccaaacctCCAAAACGACCACAATaccccccaaaattttttcaatgactaaaatacccttaaaaccctctaaaaatgacctaaatcccctaaacctaaaaaggaccaaaatactatcgaaacctttaaaatgaccaaaataccctcaaaacctctaaaatgaccaaaaaaatacCCCACATTTTGACTAAGGgataagatttaacaataatttaaaataaatttaaattatattcaaactaaaaatCTATAATCAAacatttctaaacttaaatcccacacaacccaggtttttatttttgtttttttcctcaagttgcATGATTTAacattgtaagtgcacaattgcacctggacccaaagaagattatgggctcaggcccaatgagccttaaacaataaaatttttagagtgtgggcttgaaatctaggttaaaggtactgagaacttgacaacagcctgagagttacaaacacttgtgaataaaaattattaatggcaaataggcctcctcggatgtaagccgaggaacaactctgtattatttctctttctttcttacaggttacaatccttaaattcttttccttttctttagagagagagaatgagcgAGAGAGAGAGCCCCCCACTCTTTTgcattcctcccccttaaatacccctttttcaGATACCTtttgggaccctgactagaagtttcagccctactgttcaggggtcacttccccattaatgcggccaaggaggtaggtgcagagtctttaatgcggaggtggcagcctttgctctagatattttccttaacactggtgtatcgagaaggttcagggtttcctcCTTtgaccattagtctttctagagttgtgctttgaccttcataataaaactttgaattctcttgggcttgtccgaggagaagctcgtcctcggctgcacccttggaccctcggcgtattggccaattcgtagagttcaattctAGAGCGGGTCgaccctccatgctacagtccaaaggcccatatgcccgtttgggtccttttactccccacaatagcccctcaaaactctatttttcatcatccgaggagaaaaatagggttttgatccaacgaaaacTTTCCCCACACGTTCCGTGAATAACTACGCGTGTGAAGaccgtttcgcgtcccagagg
This portion of the Castanea sativa cultivar Marrone di Chiusa Pesio chromosome 7, ASM4071231v1 genome encodes:
- the LOC142644641 gene encoding 2-oxoglutarate-dependent dioxygenase 19-like codes for the protein MAAIPQPSQPSPIQNSKMTYIKKVAESPGLTFVPSSYAFTPSPNDQAVSDEDPEDSIPIIDFSLLTSGTPDQRSQVIQELGQACKDWGFFKLINHGVPESLTEAMIEGIREFFNLTDEEKREFEGKNLLDPIRCGTSFNTSIEKVFCWRDYLKVVVHPEFHFPNKPAGFSELSLEYCERSRGVARELLRAISESLGLEPFYIEKVMNLDKGFQLFNANFYPPCPQPELAMGLPPHSDHGLLSLVTDNGIGGFQLQHNGMWVNVNAIPNSFLVNIADQLEILSNGKYKSILHRAVVNKKVTRISLVMTNGPSLDKIVNPAPELVNNGIDQLAYHGITYKEYFQCQQGNSLDGKGTLDRIRILTV